Proteins from a single region of Aquirhabdus parva:
- the urtC gene encoding urea ABC transporter permease subunit UrtC produces the protein MIISNVLKLFAGNKWGAVSIAVSFLILLLLPLLHLLPSDSAFYLSAYWITLLGKIMCFALVALALDLVWGYAGILSLGHGLYFALGGYCFGMYLMREASPDALPPFMVFLDWKALPWYWTGSQHLWWASLLVILVPGLVAFIFGYFAFRSKIKGVYFSIITQAMTFAATLLFFRNETGFGGNNGFTGFTTIMGYSITSPTTRVVLCMLTAVSLMLCFVGLRYLMSLPFGRVLGAVRDSENRLRFLGYRTQWYKLTAWTLSAVIAGIAGALYVPQVGIINPSEMGASNSIEMAVWVAMGGRGTLIGPLLGAGIVNAAKSYFTVAYPEVWLLLLGGLFIVVTLFLPYGIVGLFKQLQHSKFFAKREGK, from the coding sequence ATGATCATCTCGAATGTTTTGAAGCTATTTGCGGGCAATAAGTGGGGTGCTGTAAGTATTGCTGTCAGCTTTTTGATTTTGCTGCTCTTACCCCTTTTGCATCTGTTGCCCAGTGATTCAGCGTTTTATCTGTCCGCTTACTGGATCACCTTGCTGGGCAAGATTATGTGTTTTGCATTGGTCGCTTTGGCCTTGGATTTGGTCTGGGGTTATGCGGGTATTTTGAGTCTGGGACATGGTTTATATTTTGCACTTGGGGGGTATTGCTTCGGGATGTATCTGATGCGTGAAGCATCTCCAGATGCATTACCACCGTTTATGGTGTTCCTCGACTGGAAAGCCTTACCTTGGTATTGGACAGGTTCTCAGCACTTGTGGTGGGCAAGTTTATTGGTGATTCTCGTTCCGGGTTTAGTTGCATTCATTTTTGGCTACTTTGCATTTCGTTCAAAAATCAAAGGCGTTTATTTCTCCATCATCACCCAAGCCATGACGTTTGCGGCGACCTTACTGTTCTTTCGTAATGAGACAGGATTTGGCGGAAACAATGGCTTTACCGGTTTCACCACGATCATGGGGTATTCGATTACTTCACCAACCACGCGTGTCGTGCTTTGTATGTTGACTGCCGTGTCCTTGATGCTGTGTTTTGTCGGATTGCGCTATCTGATGTCGCTTCCTTTTGGGCGTGTGCTCGGTGCTGTTCGCGATAGTGAGAATCGTCTGCGCTTTTTGGGATATCGCACCCAGTGGTACAAGCTCACGGCTTGGACATTATCTGCCGTGATCGCTGGGATTGCGGGTGCGCTCTATGTGCCACAAGTCGGGATCATCAATCCCAGTGAGATGGGGGCATCCAATTCAATCGAGATGGCAGTTTGGGTCGCTATGGGTGGGCGTGGCACATTGATTGGACCGTTGCTGGGTGCTGGGATTGTGAATGCGGCAAAGAGCTATTTTACCGTGGCTTATCCAGAAGTCTGGTTATTGCTGCTGGGTGGATTATTCATTGTGGTGACCTTGTTTCTGCCATACGGCATCGTTGGCTTGTTTAAACAACTGCAACACAGCAAGTTTTTTGCAAAGCGTGAGGGTAAATAA